A part of Anolis sagrei isolate rAnoSag1 chromosome 3, rAnoSag1.mat, whole genome shotgun sequence genomic DNA contains:
- the FAM124B gene encoding protein FAM124B, with amino-acid sequence MDGKADSLVMTMHLLAKPGHALPLQQALDKLQEWICLDVRLFLVSERSSPIKYYETYRQKSTRFPGTSVLLFLHEDLGEERIFQVHDFFQYPPWQRIHIESAGGKQTPDALAHQGFYGLDEHMPVWGLRQVHYGTEIVRVTLYCSFDNYDDAVRLYEMILQQEATVQKSTFCAFVLYATQSIAVQLCLKQLPVGMCVDSKESSVLQFQVHEIGQLVPLLPNPCVPISSTRWQTEDYEGNRILLQVQGISNHSGHQCSPSSSLTLDKEEPPCYHASSSQVTAKKTAVTQKNRTLRAMKNKNKSAQNRAHLSGNHCGQLQKTICSSTRSYSPTESSQQDQSTSHGRLATKWRHSSHELWLHQKDEEMNVDTGNRVVSPECSDSPLNRFSKDLEDILLQSWAPSTSVPGADSRISLHSKGRNPALSHSGKRTKDSGHRVPGFDLGTSEAKYGNREEEEEEFFI; translated from the exons ATGGATGGGAAGGCAGATTCCTTGGTAATGACCATGCATTTGCTTGCCAAACCAGGACACGCACTCCCCTTGCAGCAAGCCCTTGACAAGCTTCAAGAATGGATCTGTCTGGATGTGCGTCTCTTCCTTGTTTCAGAGCGTTCATCTCCTATTAAATATTATGAGACTTACCGCCAAAAAAGCACCAGGTTTCCTGGAACATCTGTTCTGCTCTTTCTGCATGAAGACCTGGGGGAAGAACGGATCTTCCAAGTCCATGATTTCTTTCAATATCCACCATGGCAACGTATCCACATCGAGAGTGCTGGTGGGAAGCAGACTCCTGATGCCCTGGCTCACCAGGGTTTCTATGGGCTGGATGAGCACATGCCCGTTTGGGGACTCAGGCAAGTGCACTATGGTACGGAAATTGTGCGTGTCACCCTCTACTGTAGTTTTGACAACTATGATGACGCGGTGAGGCTCTATGAGATGATTCTGCAGCAAGAAGCGACGGTGCAGAAAAGCACCTTTTGTGCCTTCGTGCTTTATGCAACCCAAAGCATTGCGGTTCAGCTCTGTTTGAAGCAGCTGCCTGTGGGGATGTGTGTTGACTCCAAGGAGTCTTCAGTGTTGCAGTTCCAAGTGCATGAAATTGGACAGCTGGTTCCTCTTCTCCCAAATCCCTGTGTTCCAATAAGCAGCACACGGTGGCAAACAGAAGACTATGAAGGAAACAGGATCCTACTGCAG gTTCAGGGCATTTCAAATCACAGTGGACACCAATGTTCACCATCCAGTTCGCTAACTTTGGATAAGGAAGAGCCCCCTTGTTATCATGCAAGTTCATCCCAGGTGACTGCCAAAAAAACTGCTGTAACACAGAAAAACCGAACTCTCAGAGCcatgaagaataaaaataaatctgcGCAGAATCGAGCACATCTTTCAGGAAATCATTGTGGTCAGTTACAAAAGACCATTTGCTCATCAACCCGCTCATACAGCCCAACAGAGTCTTCTCAACAGGACCAAAGTACTTCCCACGGAAGATTGGCTACTAAGTGGAGACACTCCAGCCATGAACTCTGGTTGCATCAAAAGGACGAAGAGATGAATGTTGATACAGGCAACAGAGTAGTATCCCCTGAATGCAGTGATTCCCCGCTAAATAGGTTTTCAAAGGACCTGGAAGATATACTTCTTCAGTCCTGGGCACCATCCACTTCAGTTCCAGGCGCTGACTCCAGAATCAGCTTACATTCCAAAGGAAGAAACCCTGCATTGTCACATAGTGGTAAAAGGACTAAAGACTCAGGACACAG